The following proteins are encoded in a genomic region of Oncorhynchus masou masou isolate Uvic2021 chromosome 32, UVic_Omas_1.1, whole genome shotgun sequence:
- the LOC135526110 gene encoding MAPK/MAK/MRK overlapping kinase-like isoform X2, with protein MDNYKIIKKIGEGTFSEVVKAQSLKDGKYYACKTMKQSLSSLEQANNLREVQAMKKLNPHPNIIQLHELIFDKESGTLSLVCELMEMNIYEYIRGRQQPLPESKIRHYMYQLCKSLDHMHSNGIFHRDVKPENILIKHDVLKLGDFGSCRSLHSKPPYTEYISTRWYRAPECLLTDGYYSHKMDMWSVGCVFYEIISLSPLFPGTNELDQVTKIHDVLGTPDSSLLQKFRQSRAISFDFPPRKGSGISRLIPNCSAPSLSLLYQMLAYDPEERIGSRAALQHAYFRELRLSERRADSLHRAIGTVEGGQSSGTPNSVDHMWRMARQGRRHHNIKHVAEPRIRRNIQHYPVELPKLTVVVPAPQITYPVTTVPALTITHRGSPLPVITSKKCHLRLAKPRDESYRSAFKTYYMPPLDRKRGGY; from the exons ATGGACA ATTACAAGATAATCAAGAAAATTGGAGAAGGGACATTTTCAGAAGTGGTGAAGGCTCAAAGCCTGAAAGATGGGAAATATTATGCTTGTAAAACGATGAAGCAGTCACTCAGCAG cCTGGAACAGGCCAACAACCTACGAGAAGTCCAGGCCATGAAGAAACTGAACCCTCACCCCAACATCATTCAGCTGCATGAATTGATATT TGACAAAGAATCAGGGACCCTGTCCTTGGTATGTGAGCTGATGGAAATGAACATCTATGAGTACATACGAG GGAGGCAACAACCTTTGCCAGAAAGTAAAATCAGACACTACATGTATCAACTTTGCAAGTCACTCGATCACATGCATAG CAATGGGATCTTCCACCGTGATGTTAAGCCAGAGAACATTCTAATCAAA CATGATGTGCTCAAACTAGGAGACTTTGGCTCGTGCAGGAGTTTGCACTCCAAGCCCCCCTACACAGAGTACATCTCCACCCGCTGGTACAGAGCCCCAGAGTGCCTCCTCACAGATGGCTATTACTCACACAAGATGGACATGTGGAGTGTAGGATGTGTTTTCTACGAGATCATCAG TCTCAGCCCTCTGTTTCCGGGTACCAACGAGTTGGATCAGGTGACCAAGATCCATGATGTTTTGGGTACACCTGACAGCAGTCTTCTTCAAAAATTCAGACA GTCTAGGGCGATTAGTTTTGACTTCCCTCCACGGAAGGGCAGTGGGATCTCCCGGCTCATCCCAAACTGTTCTGCGCCCAGTCTGTCATTGCTCTACCAGATGCTGGCCTACGACCCAGAAGAGCGCATTGGCTCACGAGCGGCGCTACAGCACGCCTATTTTAGAGAGCTACG GCTGTCAGAGAGGAGAGCTGATAGTCTGCACAGGGCCATTGGGACTGTAGAGGGAGGACAGAGCAGTGGGACCCCCAACTCTGTGGATCACATGTGGCGCATGGCCAGACAGGGCAGGAGGCAT CACAACATAAAGCATGTTGCCGAGCCTCGGATCAGACGCAATATCCAACATTATCCAGTGGAATTACCAAAGCTCACTGTGGTAGTGCCTGCACCCCAGATCACCTACCCTGTTACCACAGTGCCAGCTCTTACCATCACTCACCGTGGGTCCCCCCTTCCAGTCATCACGTCAAAAAAGTGCCACTTGCGGTTGGCTAAG CCAAGGGATGAGTCCTACCGCTCTGCTTTCAAGACCTACTACATGCCTCCTTTGGACAGGAAACGCGGTGGCTACTGA
- the LOC135526110 gene encoding MAPK/MAK/MRK overlapping kinase-like isoform X1, producing the protein MLPGDGHPLLLGSVSRYKLTVDFGHCCTKCVLYVSYRIIMYYTNWLVGVKNRACIRKANKTHSIDWKSFMDIYNNTTSYNRNRSELILSKLLWKKDYKIIKKIGEGTFSEVVKAQSLKDGKYYACKTMKQSLSSLEQANNLREVQAMKKLNPHPNIIQLHELIFDKESGTLSLVCELMEMNIYEYIRGRQQPLPESKIRHYMYQLCKSLDHMHSNGIFHRDVKPENILIKHDVLKLGDFGSCRSLHSKPPYTEYISTRWYRAPECLLTDGYYSHKMDMWSVGCVFYEIISLSPLFPGTNELDQVTKIHDVLGTPDSSLLQKFRQSRAISFDFPPRKGSGISRLIPNCSAPSLSLLYQMLAYDPEERIGSRAALQHAYFRELRLSERRADSLHRAIGTVEGGQSSGTPNSVDHMWRMARQGRRHHNIKHVAEPRIRRNIQHYPVELPKLTVVVPAPQITYPVTTVPALTITHRGSPLPVITSKKCHLRLAKPRDESYRSAFKTYYMPPLDRKRGGY; encoded by the exons ATGCTGCCAGGTGATGGTCACCCGCTGCTACTTGGGAGTGTTTCAAGATACAAATTAACGGTAGATTTTGGGCATTGTTGTACTAAATGCGTTCTCTACGTCAGCTATCGTATAATTATGTATTACACAAATTGGCTTGTTGGTGTGAAAAATAGAGCATGCATTCGCAAAGCAAACAAAACGCATAGTATCGACTGGAAAAGCTTCATGGACATATATAACAATACAACGTCGTACAATCGAAATAGATCTGAGCTCATTTTAAGCAAGCTTCTTTGGAAAAAAG ATTACAAGATAATCAAGAAAATTGGAGAAGGGACATTTTCAGAAGTGGTGAAGGCTCAAAGCCTGAAAGATGGGAAATATTATGCTTGTAAAACGATGAAGCAGTCACTCAGCAG cCTGGAACAGGCCAACAACCTACGAGAAGTCCAGGCCATGAAGAAACTGAACCCTCACCCCAACATCATTCAGCTGCATGAATTGATATT TGACAAAGAATCAGGGACCCTGTCCTTGGTATGTGAGCTGATGGAAATGAACATCTATGAGTACATACGAG GGAGGCAACAACCTTTGCCAGAAAGTAAAATCAGACACTACATGTATCAACTTTGCAAGTCACTCGATCACATGCATAG CAATGGGATCTTCCACCGTGATGTTAAGCCAGAGAACATTCTAATCAAA CATGATGTGCTCAAACTAGGAGACTTTGGCTCGTGCAGGAGTTTGCACTCCAAGCCCCCCTACACAGAGTACATCTCCACCCGCTGGTACAGAGCCCCAGAGTGCCTCCTCACAGATGGCTATTACTCACACAAGATGGACATGTGGAGTGTAGGATGTGTTTTCTACGAGATCATCAG TCTCAGCCCTCTGTTTCCGGGTACCAACGAGTTGGATCAGGTGACCAAGATCCATGATGTTTTGGGTACACCTGACAGCAGTCTTCTTCAAAAATTCAGACA GTCTAGGGCGATTAGTTTTGACTTCCCTCCACGGAAGGGCAGTGGGATCTCCCGGCTCATCCCAAACTGTTCTGCGCCCAGTCTGTCATTGCTCTACCAGATGCTGGCCTACGACCCAGAAGAGCGCATTGGCTCACGAGCGGCGCTACAGCACGCCTATTTTAGAGAGCTACG GCTGTCAGAGAGGAGAGCTGATAGTCTGCACAGGGCCATTGGGACTGTAGAGGGAGGACAGAGCAGTGGGACCCCCAACTCTGTGGATCACATGTGGCGCATGGCCAGACAGGGCAGGAGGCAT CACAACATAAAGCATGTTGCCGAGCCTCGGATCAGACGCAATATCCAACATTATCCAGTGGAATTACCAAAGCTCACTGTGGTAGTGCCTGCACCCCAGATCACCTACCCTGTTACCACAGTGCCAGCTCTTACCATCACTCACCGTGGGTCCCCCCTTCCAGTCATCACGTCAAAAAAGTGCCACTTGCGGTTGGCTAAG CCAAGGGATGAGTCCTACCGCTCTGCTTTCAAGACCTACTACATGCCTCCTTTGGACAGGAAACGCGGTGGCTACTGA